Proteins encoded by one window of Fusarium graminearum PH-1 chromosome 1, whole genome shotgun sequence:
- a CDS encoding geranylgeranyl pyrophosphate synthetase: MEALAKLQLQLQLRLPSSLTFCISPTHHKTDNLQGLSSILSVLKLKELQDFSTPVLQRMDIGPLLRLRLPQNTTHMIPTADPMLSLNPETLPPSTLHMLSLSPKAMHKMSAISNPLVSPNAIPPRTSSNGVPTSLSPTPTKSVLRPVPEGNWLSQKQASAKTHASNPGYGVMTAPNPPPDPERYAHEDLEFTAKRSWNGDKESVVRGPYDYVISHPGKDFRAQLIAAFNAWLDVPAPSLEVITRVVGMLHESSLLIDDVQDSSELRRGFPVAHNIFGVAQTINSANYIYFVALQELHKLGNPELITIFSDELVNLHRGQGMDLFWRDTLTCPTEEDYLEMVGNKTGGLFRLGIKLMAEEANGPTDCVPLVNLIGLIFQIRDDYMNLSSKEYSHNKGMCEDLTEGKFSFPVIHSIRSNPTNLQLINILKQKTSDIQVKRYAVSYMESTGSFEYTRKVIMVLIERARKMAEELDEGRGSTKGIQKILDKMAVL; the protein is encoded by the exons ATGGAAGCTTTagccaagctccagctccagctccagctccggcTCCCAAGCTCCCTTACTTTCTGCATTAGCCC TACACATCACAAAACGGACAATCTTCAAGGACtttcttccattctttcaGTCCTCAAACTGAAGGAGCTGCAGGACTTTTCCACCCCTGTTCTCCAGCGCATGGACATTGG ACCCCTCCTCCGACTCCGACTACCCCAAAACACAACCCATATGATCCCCACGGCCGACCCCATGCTCTCTCTCAACCCTGAGACCTTGCCCCCGTCGACTTTGCACATGCTATCGCTGTCGCCTAAGGCAATGCATAAGATGTCCGCAATATCCAACCCACTTGTCTCTCCAAATGCTATCCCCCCTCGCACCTCGAGCAACGGCGTCCCAACCTCTCTCAGCCCGACTCCTACCAAATCCGTCCTGCGCCCCGTCCCAGAAGGCAACTGGTTGAGCCAGAAGCAGGCTTCTGCAAAGACACACGCTTCAAACCCCGGCTACGGTGTCATGACAGCTCCCAACCCACCTCCCGACCCCGAGCGCTACGCTCACGAGGATCTCGAGTTCACGGCCAAGCGCTCATGGAACGGCGACAAGGAAAGCGTCGTCCGTGGTCCTTACGACTATGTCATTAGCCATCCTGGCAAAGACTTTCGCGCCCAGTTGATCGCCGCCTTTAATGCTTGGCTCGACGTGCCCGCGCCGAGCCTCGAAGTTATCACCCGCGTCGTCGGTATGCTACACGAGTCGTCGCTTCTCATTGACGATGTGCAAGATTCGTCTGAGCTGCGCCGTGGCTTTCCCGTCGCACACAACATCTTTGGTGTCGCCCAGACCATCAACTCGGCCAACTACATCTACTTTGTTGCTTTACAAGAGCTTCACAAGTTGGGCAACCCAGAGCTTATCACCATATTTTCCGACGAGCTTGTCAACCTCCACCGGGGCCAAGGAATGGACTTGTTCTGGCGAGATACCCTCACCTGCCCTACCGAGGAGGACTACCTCGAAATGGTTGGCAACAAAACGGGCGGTCTTTTCCGTCTCGGTATCAAGCTCATGGCAGAAGAGGCCAACGGTCCTACCGACTGCGTGCCCCTCGTCAACTTGATTGGCCTCATCTTCCAAATTCGCGACGACTATATGAACCTGTCGTCCAAAGAGTACAGCCATAATAAGGGAATGTGTGAGGATCTGACCGAGGGCAAGTTCTCGTTCCCTGTCATCCACAGCATTCGCTCCAACCCCACAAAtctccagctcatcaacattctcaaaCAAAAGACCTCGGACATCCAGGTGAAGCGATATGCCGTTTCGTACATGGAGTCCACCGGCAGCTTCGAGTACACCAGAAAAGTCATCATGGTTCTCATTGAGCGAGCTCGCAAGATGGCCgaggagcttgatgaaggCCGTGGCAGCACAAAAGGCATCCAAAAGATTCTCGATAAGATGGCCGTTCTCTAA